A window of Numenius arquata chromosome 6, bNumArq3.hap1.1, whole genome shotgun sequence contains these coding sequences:
- the ALDH6A1 gene encoding methylmalonate-semialdehyde/malonate-semialdehyde dehydrogenase [acylating], mitochondrial isoform X1 — translation MAAAAVARGAWGGRRRAALRLARRDGAPWIASAAASFSSSSVPTTKLFIDGKFVESKTTEWIDIHNPATNEVVGRVPKATASEMEAAVASCKKAFWNWSETSVLSRQQIFLRYQQLIKDNLKEISKLITFEQGKTLADAEGDVFRGLQVVEHACSVTSLILGETMPSITKDMDTYTYRLPLGVCAGIAPFNFPAMIPLWMFPMAMVCGNTFLMKPSERVPGALMFLAKLFQDAGAPDGTLNIIHGQHEAVNFICDHPDIRAISFVGSNQAGEYIYERGSRNGKRVQANMGAKNHGVVMPDANKENTLNQLVGAAFGAAGQRCMALSTAILVGEAQKWLPELVDRAKNLRVNAGDQPGADLGPLISPQAKERVCHLIEKGVKEGASLLLDGRNIKVKGYENGNFVGPTILAKVKPNMTCYKEEIFGPVLVVLEADTLDDAIEMVNNNPYGNGTAIFTTNGATARKYSHLVDVGQVGVNVPIPVPLPMFSFTGSRASFRGDTNFYGKQGVQFYTQLKTIISQWKEEDATVTKPAVVMPTMGN, via the exons ATGGCAGCGGCGGCGGTGGCGCGCGGCGcctggggcgggcggcggcgcgcggcgttGAGG CTGGCGCGGAGAGACGGTGCCCCCTGGATCGCCTCAGCCGccgcctccttctcctcttcctcggtG CCAACAACCAAACTCTTCATTGATGGGAAGTTTGTTGAGTCCAAAACTACTGAATGGATTGATATCCACAACCCG GCCACAAATGAAGTGGTTGGCCGTGTACCAAAAGCCACAGCCAGTGAGATGGAGGCAGCCGTGGCTTCTTGCAAGAAGGCTTTTTGGAACTGGTCAGAAACATCTGTTCTGAGTCGCCAGCAAATCTTCCTGCGTTATCAACAACTCATCAAAGACAATCTG aaagaaatttcaaAACTCATCACCTTTGAGCAAGGGAAGACCCTGGCTGATGCTGAGGGAGATGTGTTCCGAGGCCTCC aggtggTTGAACATGCTTGCAGTGTGACATCCCTCATACTGGGAGAGACCATGCCCTCCATCACTAAAGACATGGACACTTACACCTACCGTCTGCCTCTTGGTGTGTGCGCTGGAATTGCACCGTTCAATTTCCCAGCCATGATTCCTCTTTGGATGTTCCCCATGGCTATGGTATGTGGAAACACCTTCTTGATGAAACCATCTGAGCGTGTACCAGGAGCACTCATGTTCCTTGCCAAGCTGTTTCAGGATGCTGGTGCCCCCGATGGGACCCTGAATATCATCCATGGACAGCATGAAG CTGTGAATTTCATTTGTGACCATCCGGATATCAGAGCAATCAGCTTTGTGGGATCTAATCAGGCTGGCGAGTACATCTATGAGAGAGGATCCCGGAATGGCAAGAGAGTCCAGGCCAACATG GGAGCCAAGAACCATGGTGTGGTGATGCCTGATGCCAATAAAGAGAACACTTTGAACCAGCTGGTTGGAGCTGCTTTTGGAGCAGCTGGCCAACGCTGCATGGCCCTGTCTACAGCAATTCTAGTGGGAGAAGCTCAGAAATGGCTGCCAGAGCTTGTGGACCGAGCCAAAAATCTACGTGTAAATGCAG GAGACCAGCCTGGAGCGGATCTCGGGCCTCTAATCAGTCCTCAAGCTAAGGAACGGGTTTGCCATCTGATTGAGAAAGGAGTAAAAGAAGGTGCCAGCCTTCTTCTGGATGGACGTAATATCAAAGTGAAGGGCTATGAAAATGGCAATTTTGTTGGACCAACGATCCTTGCCAAGGTCAAG CCAAACATGACTTGCTACAAGGAGGAAATCTTTGGGCCCGTATTAGTGGTTCTGGAAGCAGACACTTTGGATGATGCCATTGAGATGGTGAACAATAACCCATATGGAAATGGAACTGCAATTTTCACCACCAATGGAGCCACAGCTCGCAAATATTCTCACTTAGTAGATGTGGGTCAG GTGGGTGTCAATGTTCCAATCCCCGTACCTCTCCCCATGTTCTCTTTCACCGGCTCTCGAGCTTCTTTCAGAGGAGATACCAATTTCTACGGCAAGCAG GGAGTGCAGTTCTACACACAGCTGAAGACTATAATTTCTCAATGGAAAGAGGAAGATGCCACCGTTACCAAGCCTGCTGTGGTTATGCCAACTATGGGAAACTAA
- the ALDH6A1 gene encoding methylmalonate-semialdehyde/malonate-semialdehyde dehydrogenase [acylating], mitochondrial isoform X2 — protein MAAAAVARGAWGGRRRAALRLARRDGAPWIASAAASFSSSSPTTKLFIDGKFVESKTTEWIDIHNPATNEVVGRVPKATASEMEAAVASCKKAFWNWSETSVLSRQQIFLRYQQLIKDNLKEISKLITFEQGKTLADAEGDVFRGLQVVEHACSVTSLILGETMPSITKDMDTYTYRLPLGVCAGIAPFNFPAMIPLWMFPMAMVCGNTFLMKPSERVPGALMFLAKLFQDAGAPDGTLNIIHGQHEAVNFICDHPDIRAISFVGSNQAGEYIYERGSRNGKRVQANMGAKNHGVVMPDANKENTLNQLVGAAFGAAGQRCMALSTAILVGEAQKWLPELVDRAKNLRVNAGDQPGADLGPLISPQAKERVCHLIEKGVKEGASLLLDGRNIKVKGYENGNFVGPTILAKVKPNMTCYKEEIFGPVLVVLEADTLDDAIEMVNNNPYGNGTAIFTTNGATARKYSHLVDVGQVGVNVPIPVPLPMFSFTGSRASFRGDTNFYGKQGVQFYTQLKTIISQWKEEDATVTKPAVVMPTMGN, from the exons ATGGCAGCGGCGGCGGTGGCGCGCGGCGcctggggcgggcggcggcgcgcggcgttGAGG CTGGCGCGGAGAGACGGTGCCCCCTGGATCGCCTCAGCCGccgcctccttctcctcttcctcg CCAACAACCAAACTCTTCATTGATGGGAAGTTTGTTGAGTCCAAAACTACTGAATGGATTGATATCCACAACCCG GCCACAAATGAAGTGGTTGGCCGTGTACCAAAAGCCACAGCCAGTGAGATGGAGGCAGCCGTGGCTTCTTGCAAGAAGGCTTTTTGGAACTGGTCAGAAACATCTGTTCTGAGTCGCCAGCAAATCTTCCTGCGTTATCAACAACTCATCAAAGACAATCTG aaagaaatttcaaAACTCATCACCTTTGAGCAAGGGAAGACCCTGGCTGATGCTGAGGGAGATGTGTTCCGAGGCCTCC aggtggTTGAACATGCTTGCAGTGTGACATCCCTCATACTGGGAGAGACCATGCCCTCCATCACTAAAGACATGGACACTTACACCTACCGTCTGCCTCTTGGTGTGTGCGCTGGAATTGCACCGTTCAATTTCCCAGCCATGATTCCTCTTTGGATGTTCCCCATGGCTATGGTATGTGGAAACACCTTCTTGATGAAACCATCTGAGCGTGTACCAGGAGCACTCATGTTCCTTGCCAAGCTGTTTCAGGATGCTGGTGCCCCCGATGGGACCCTGAATATCATCCATGGACAGCATGAAG CTGTGAATTTCATTTGTGACCATCCGGATATCAGAGCAATCAGCTTTGTGGGATCTAATCAGGCTGGCGAGTACATCTATGAGAGAGGATCCCGGAATGGCAAGAGAGTCCAGGCCAACATG GGAGCCAAGAACCATGGTGTGGTGATGCCTGATGCCAATAAAGAGAACACTTTGAACCAGCTGGTTGGAGCTGCTTTTGGAGCAGCTGGCCAACGCTGCATGGCCCTGTCTACAGCAATTCTAGTGGGAGAAGCTCAGAAATGGCTGCCAGAGCTTGTGGACCGAGCCAAAAATCTACGTGTAAATGCAG GAGACCAGCCTGGAGCGGATCTCGGGCCTCTAATCAGTCCTCAAGCTAAGGAACGGGTTTGCCATCTGATTGAGAAAGGAGTAAAAGAAGGTGCCAGCCTTCTTCTGGATGGACGTAATATCAAAGTGAAGGGCTATGAAAATGGCAATTTTGTTGGACCAACGATCCTTGCCAAGGTCAAG CCAAACATGACTTGCTACAAGGAGGAAATCTTTGGGCCCGTATTAGTGGTTCTGGAAGCAGACACTTTGGATGATGCCATTGAGATGGTGAACAATAACCCATATGGAAATGGAACTGCAATTTTCACCACCAATGGAGCCACAGCTCGCAAATATTCTCACTTAGTAGATGTGGGTCAG GTGGGTGTCAATGTTCCAATCCCCGTACCTCTCCCCATGTTCTCTTTCACCGGCTCTCGAGCTTCTTTCAGAGGAGATACCAATTTCTACGGCAAGCAG GGAGTGCAGTTCTACACACAGCTGAAGACTATAATTTCTCAATGGAAAGAGGAAGATGCCACCGTTACCAAGCCTGCTGTGGTTATGCCAACTATGGGAAACTAA